Proteins encoded by one window of Xiphophorus couchianus chromosome 13, X_couchianus-1.0, whole genome shotgun sequence:
- the srsf10b gene encoding serine and arginine rich splicing factor 10b isoform X1, translating to MRPPNTSLFVRNISDESRPEDLRREFGRYGPIVDVYIPLDFYTRQPRGFAYIQFEDVRDAEDALHSLDRKWVCGRQIEIQFAQGDRKTPNQMKSKERRSPGRSSRYDDYERDGWRRRSRSRSYERYRSRSPSYDRRRRRSESPRESRGRMYGRGRSRSREDDRYRQRPHKESRRRSRSRSASPREAMNPAAASHYTEEPAPPRHAPSHSKSRSMSRSRSRSRSWAGRKSGGR from the exons GCCTGAGGATTTGCGGCGTGAGTTTGGCCGCTATGGGCCGATAGTAGATGTCTACATCCCACTTGACTTCTATACACGACAGCCAAGAGGATTTGCATACATTCA ATTTGAGGATGTGAGAGACGCTGAAGATGCTCTGCACAGCCTGGACAGGAAGTGGGTCTGCGGCCGCCAGATCGAGATCCAGTTCGCCCAGGGAGACCGCAAGA CTCCCAACCAGATGAAGTCGAAGGAGCGACGTTCCCCGGGCCGATCTTCTCGCTACGACGACTACGAACGGGACGGCTGGCGCAGGAGATCCCGCAGCCGCAGCTACGAAAGATACCGATCCCGCAGCCCGTCGTACGACCGGCGCCGGCGGCGGTCCGAGAGTCCCAGAGA atctCGCGGACGGATGTACggaagaggaagaagcagaAGCCGTGAAGACGACAG GTACCGACAGCGGCCTCATAAGGAGTCCAGGCGGAGGTCCCGGTCCCGCTCCGCGTCGCCCCGGGAGGCCATGAACCCGGCGGCTGCCTCCCACTACACAGAGGAGCCGGCGCCGCCGCGCCACGCCCCATCCCACTCCAAGTCCCGCTCCATGTCCCGGTCCCGTTCCCGCTCCCGCTCCTGGGCCGGCCGGAAGTCCGGCGGCCGCTGA
- the gja9b gene encoding gap junction protein alpha 9b — protein sequence MGDWNFLGGILEEVHIHSTMVGKIWLTILFIFRMLVLGVAAEDVWNDEQSDFICNTEQPGCRNVCYDQAFPISLIRYWVLQVIFVSSPSLVYMGHAIYQLRALEKERHCKKVALRRELEAVDAEMVEVKRRIEKEMRQLEQGKLNKAPLRGSLLCTYVAHIVTRSVVEVSFMTGQYILYGHRLNTLYKCEREPCPNVVDCFVSRPTEKTVFMMFMQAIACISLFLSLLEIMHLGFKKIKKGILNYYPHLKDDLDDYYVSKSKKNSVVHQVCVGTSVGRKSTIPTAPSGYTLLLEKQGNGPNYPLLSASSAFVPIQGDPGAKPEGHKDIKEGVPSPTEQNSNSNNTSSETRSPPMDKHDEPEDLSSPHQDDLECGRSEYPTLPVADTSSSTMLSGIARKTRRLSPPWNCSTVVEGNCSDSGDSYHGNSSMKLRSSCAGPRARIVSKSDTKRPSRSQSPDSVGELSSVSRHSRESNSPVTSSPNRRVSAASSGSSRRAPTDLQI from the coding sequence atgggAGACTGGAACTTCCTTGGTGGGATCTTGGAGGAGGTCCATATCCACTCCACCATGGTAGGCAAGATCTGGCTTACTATCCTGTTCATCTTCCGGATGCTGGTGCTGGGTGTGGCTGCTGAGGATGTGTGGAACGACGAACAGTCGGACTTCATCTGCAACACGGAGCAGCCTGGCTGCCGTAACGTCTGCTACGACCAGGCATTCCCCATCTCCCTGATCCGGTACTGGGTGCTCCAGGTGATCTTTGTGTCCTCGCCCTCCCTGGTGTACATGGGCCATGCCATTTACCAGCTGCGCGCTCTGGAGAAGGAGCGACACTGCAAGAAGGTGGCGCTGCGCCGGGAGCTGGAAGCTGTGGATGCAGAAATGGTGGAGGTGAAGAGGAGGATTGAGAAGGAGATGAGGCAGTTGGAGCAGGGGAAGCTGAACAAAGCCCCCCTGAGGGGTTCGCTGCTGTGCACCTACGTAGCTCACATTGTCACTCGCTCAGTGGTGGAGGTCAGCTTCATGACAGGTCAGTACATCCTCTACGGACACCGCCTGAACACGCTCTATAAGTGTGAGAGGGAGCCGTGCCCCAATGTGGTGGACTGCTTCGTCTCCAGACCCACGGAGAAAACCGTCTTCATGATGTTCATGCAAGCCATTGCCTGCATCTCCCTGTTCCTCAGCCTACTGGAGATCATGCATCTGGGCTTCAAGAAAATCAAGAAGGGCATCTTGAACTACTATCCTCACCTCAAGGACGACCTGGATGACTACTACGTTAGCAAGTCCAAAAAGAACTCTGTTGTGCATCAGGTGTGTGTTGGAACTTCAGTGGGTCGCAAGAGTACGATTCCCACTGCTCCCAGTGGATACACGTTACTGCTGGAGAAGCAGGGCAATGGACCCAACTACCCCCTCCTCAGTGCTTCCTCTGCCTTCGTCCCAATTCAAGGGGATCCCGGTGCAAAGCCGGAGGGCCACAAGGACATCAAGGAGGGAGTGCCAAGCCCCACGGAGCAGAACAGCAACTCCAACAACACCAGCAGTGAGACACGCTCGCCTCCTATGGACAAACATGACGAACCAGAGGATCTCTCCTCACCCCACCAAGATGACCTGGAGTGTGGGAGATCAGAGTACCCCACTCTGCCTGTGGCAgacacctcctcctccaccatgTTGTCGGGCATAGCAAGGAAGACACGGCGGCTCAGTCCACCGTGGAACTGCTCGACTGTGGTTGAGGGGAACTGTTCAGACAGTGGAGACTCCTATCATGGAAACAGCAGCATGAAGCTCCGCAGCAGCTGCGCCGGCCCCAGAGCAAGGATCGTCTCCAAGTCGGACACGAAGAGGCCGAGCAGGTCCCAGAGCCCAGACTCTGTGGGGGAACTGAGCTCAGTGTCTCGACACAGCCGGGAGAGTAACAGTCCTGTCACTTCTTCACCGAACCGAAGGGTGTCAGCGGCGAGCAGCGGGAGCAGCAGACGAGCCCCAACTGActtacaaatttaa
- the srsf10b gene encoding serine and arginine rich splicing factor 10b isoform X2, whose amino-acid sequence MKRKREPRQSLEMSGKEKRFKRKEQAGNPSLSGSRLKSVKIKIKVKHGQSIFEDVRDAEDALHSLDRKWVCGRQIEIQFAQGDRKTPNQMKSKERRSPGRSSRYDDYERDGWRRRSRSRSYERYRSRSPSYDRRRRRSESPRESRGRMYGRGRSRSREDDRYRQRPHKESRRRSRSRSASPREAMNPAAASHYTEEPAPPRHAPSHSKSRSMSRSRSRSRSWAGRKSGGR is encoded by the exons ATGAAGAGGAAAAGGGAACCAAGACAAAGCTTGGAAATGtcgggaaaagaaaagaggttTAAGAGGAAAGAGCAAGCAGGAAATCCAAGTCTCTCTGGGAGTCGGTTAAAGAGTGTAAAGATCAAGATCAAAGTCAAGCATGGCCAAAG CATATTTGAGGATGTGAGAGACGCTGAAGATGCTCTGCACAGCCTGGACAGGAAGTGGGTCTGCGGCCGCCAGATCGAGATCCAGTTCGCCCAGGGAGACCGCAAGA CTCCCAACCAGATGAAGTCGAAGGAGCGACGTTCCCCGGGCCGATCTTCTCGCTACGACGACTACGAACGGGACGGCTGGCGCAGGAGATCCCGCAGCCGCAGCTACGAAAGATACCGATCCCGCAGCCCGTCGTACGACCGGCGCCGGCGGCGGTCCGAGAGTCCCAGAGA atctCGCGGACGGATGTACggaagaggaagaagcagaAGCCGTGAAGACGACAG GTACCGACAGCGGCCTCATAAGGAGTCCAGGCGGAGGTCCCGGTCCCGCTCCGCGTCGCCCCGGGAGGCCATGAACCCGGCGGCTGCCTCCCACTACACAGAGGAGCCGGCGCCGCCGCGCCACGCCCCATCCCACTCCAAGTCCCGCTCCATGTCCCGGTCCCGTTCCCGCTCCCGCTCCTGGGCCGGCCGGAAGTCCGGCGGCCGCTGA
- the mycbp gene encoding C-Myc-binding protein, whose protein sequence is MASFRAPESKREQFRRYLEKSGVLDSLTSVLVALYEEPDKPDNALDYIKLHLGGLVCAEPTDTEVLQTELADLQQKFNLLMEENKELRNKLLQYEPLPEEGAPQQPEGVV, encoded by the exons ATGGCTAGCTTCAGG GCCCCAGAATCGAAGCGGGAACAGTTTAGGAGATACTTGGAGAAATCAGGAGTTCTGGACTCTCTAACCAGCG TGCTTGTGGCTCTTTATGAAGAACCAGACAAACCAGACAATGCACTTGA CTACATAAAGCTCCACCTGGGGGGCTTGGTGTGTGCAGAGCCGACCGACACTGAGGTTCTGCAGACAGAGCTGGCCGATCTACAGCAGAAGTTCAATCTGCTGATGGAGGAGAACAAAGAGCTGAGGAACAAG TTGCTGCAGTATGAGCCGTTGCCTGAAGAGGGAGCTCCACAGCAGCCGGAGGGCGTGGtataa